CAAGTACAACCTAGCATCATCCATTAAAGTGAAATAGGTACAAGACAAGGGGCACCATTGAAAAGGTTTTTCCCTTATAAATATGGCTTATGAATATCAGGGTAGGTTTATCTCTCCCTtccaataatttaaaaaaaaacacaaagtcTTTTGTGGCCAAGCACCATTATAGTCATGGAAAGTACATTTAGACTGTGATTTATTACTTCACAGATGGATTATATTGTCTTAGTTTGCCTTTCTTACAGATACAATAAACTCAAGAAAGAGCAGGTAAAGAAGTAAGTATATGTGCAAAGGACTCTTTCAAAAGTAGCAAGCTAGAAAATTTTAATTAGCAAAAAgagatattgaaaaaaaaatatttaatagaatGTCAGAGTCTCTTGAcatgtaattattttttttactaatttaaattttctagcaTACTAtgctgaaaaaaagaaaagaaaaactataaACAAGGCTAAACATTATCTGAGTTTGGATCAAAAATTATTTCTCAAAGCAAATaataaataacaataaaaaataaatttataaatttatgaaCTATAAATCGAAGATTACAGAGATTCCCTGCCAGCccccaaaaggaaaaaaagacaaTAAAATAAATCCTTTCATCTTTAGCtccaaaagagtttttttttttttttgtacagaaaaggaaaaacatcagcttccatctctctctctctctctctctctcttttttccatgTGTCCACCTACTCAAAATTTAGCAATTTTGTTTCTCCTTTatatatcatcatcatcatcatcatcatcatcaagcTAAAGCTAATTCCAGTCGGTGTGTGCCGAGTTGAGGTCAATTTTAGGCTTCTTTTTGAGGGCAGGGAGCGGCACGTGCGAGTCACACCGGGGGCACCTGGGGTCAACCTTGGCGATGAGGACGTAGAGGAGGCACCCGGGGCAACCGGCGGCGATCATCCCGCCGGAGGAATTGGAGACGTCGGTGGCGCCGTCCTCGTCCTGATCGACCGCGGCGCGCCGTTtgatggaggaggaggtggtggaggaggaggagggagaagggGAGCCGTCGAATTGGCCGCGGAGGGGGAGGCGGATGCGGGACTCGCGCTCGGCGCGCTCCAAAGCGGACTTGACCTTCTCCAGGGTACACACGCTAAGGTAATcgaaggaggcggaggaggaggcggcggcggcggcgggtggGGGCGGGACCGCTGCCAGCTTGAGGTCGAGCGCTGTGAAATCTTCCGAGAGGCCGACGCcgacggcggcggaggcggGCGGTGGGGGAAGGTTGAGGTCTTGGACTTGGCGGGACGACGGATTGGACTCGCGCTTCTGGAGGTACGCTTTACCGGACTATAAAGATGAAAATTTTggattttgtattagaaattttGGAATATAATGAAcaataatatgaaaaaaaaaatctttttttaaagaaaaattagagtttttatccaaaaaaaacagCACTGTCATAATATCAAAAGTTCTTCTTCTTTCGGTCCATAAAAGTTCTTCTttttagggaaaaaaagaaTGGAAGACAAGATCAGACTCAGAGAAATAGAGGAGCGAGCCGAATGGAAATTATGAATTTTGATCAAGATAAATAACATCAGATGGAACAGTAAATGTAaaaaataggattttttttttttaagtgaaaTCTGAAACTGAGAAGATGAAGGATAGGAATTCTAGGGTTGAGGAAATCGAGGAGTTAATGGAATAAAATAAGCGGGAAGTATAAAACAATTCAATTTAATAACTCAAATTCTAAGATGGCAGAAATCTACAGTTTGGGGatctgaaagaaagaaaagaaagcgagATTTtcatgggaaaaaaaaatctctcacaGAATTCGAGCAAACAAAAGGGAATTGAAATCCTTCTCAGAAAAACAGGAACTTTCGTATAAAAAACCGAATAAAAAACGAACCCGTCCGATTTCTTCTTTACAAAGATCAGACttcgtcaaaaaaaaaaaaaaaaaaaccgacaCTGTTACAAAAGCCCGCAAGAACTCAACCCAATGACTCCAAACCGACGCACAAATTCGAATTAAAACGAAGAGATTCAGCGAATAAGAGTACCAATAGATCAAGTCGCCGCTCCCAGCCGGCCGGCACCTGGCGCTCGAGATCCACCTCCCCCGCGGACCCCAGCACCGCGCCGCCGCCGAGGAGGTCCCTGGTGACCAAATCCCtcttcccctccccctcctccttgtTGTACCCGCTCGGCATCCGCGCCAAAGAGCTCACATCCGCCGCCATTAGCGTACCTTCAAACTTCTCTAGGGTTAGGTTTTTTTCCCAAAGACCTATGAAACGCTTCCACCGGGACAAAGCGCAGAAGAGGGAGtcaaagagagaaagggaggagtTGCAAGAGACCTTCAGAGGAGACGCCTATTTATATAGTTTTCATTAAATAATATTTAAGCCTAGGTTTTGGGAAGCactaattaattcattaaatgggATATCCCTCGCGTAGCTATATTAGATAAGGTAATGTGATTTCGTTAATTAATAATTGGTGCCGATTGTGTACAGAGTTTAATTAGTATTTAAGAACTTTACGTTGTGGGTGCAGAGAAGAAGTCTACCAACCTTGGGGGGATTTAATGCCTTCCTTAAACCGAGCATAGGAGGGTACATGCGAGTCTTATACATGCAATGTATTCATGTTCGGGTAGTACCGTATGGCTTTGCAGGGTAATGAAATGTACATTGTCTTGCTGGGTCTATACACATGTATGCAGCAATAAAAAATTTACCAACTCGAACTCGACCTATTTATTGAACAAGCAATCCGATCCCAGATTGCATAACTTATTTACTGAACCGATCAAATtaggttaaacaggtcaaaaGAATTTAAATGGGTTAAATAAGTTAAACATATTAAATTAAATGAGATATAAATAGGTTTTAAATGGGTTAAATGAGTCAAATGGGATTTAAATGCTCAAAGGTGAATTTAGGCCTATTTAATGAACGGGTTTAGGAGACTTATTTCTGATTTGAACCTATCTATGCCTAAACCAAACTTGCTTAGGTTGAAGATACGGTCAAAAATTGATATCCTTATGCAAGTGTATTAGTATATATAAACAATGAACAGCACATTAGAGTGATTTATATAGGTGATGTGCTAGCTTGTGTAACCTTATAACACACATCCATGCAATAACTTTTATGTATTTTAGGTGGTTGAGATTGTGCCCAATGGTGATTTAGATATTTTTCTAAATAACATATAAACGTGCTGCATATGATATCAATATCGCCATTTAGAATTATATGTTCATAAATGTTATAGATAAACATCACATTGATCTCATATTTTTATGGGCACCACACATTAATTGGTGCAGCGCGCATGTAGCAAATATAAAATTATGCAGTACCTATCAAGTAGAGAAAAATTTTAGTTATAagtcaaagtttttttttctttcttttgcatAAAACCATGATTTACCGAATTAATTTTTCTCATGTGAAgccattttttttcaatttatttcTGCGTTAAGATGTAAATCCTATTTACCATGTTAATATTAGACAAGATAAGCAAcagtaaatatataaaatataaggaTAAAGAAACAATGATGAAATAGTTGTGGTTATGGCTTCTAGATAGTTATAGTGGTACATCATGATTAGTAATTATGCAAAGTTAAAATGGTGATATGACCTTTACAACAATAAATGTGCATTATTATTTAGAATTATGTATTTTGATATTTTGGTGGTGGGATTGTTAGGAAGCatatggttgaaagttttgagGGAGAGTTTAGGATTTGAAGTTAAATGCTAAAAAAGCTTTGAATAAAATTATTGCAAATATAATGAAGTTGGATGAAAGTGAATTGCATATCTAACATGAGATTATGTCTATAACGAAGTTTCCTTCTTTTGCTACTTGAAgaatttgtatcttaaagataAGGAAATCAAATACTAGATAGAGTTAAGCATAAAAGAATTCTTGCATATCTACTAGCATGATGACAAaagcaatcaaattgatttggtATTTAATTGCCAAGAACAGATAAGTTTTGAGTTAATAAGGTCGATTAAATCTTACATTattaaatcaatttatcttTAGTGTTatagtttgaaaaaaaaaaaaaaatccaagtaCAACCTTTTATATGCCACCATATCTAGACACTTAGTAAGTGTTTATGGATTACATTTTTTATGGTAATATTTATAATAGCTAATCACTGTAGGCTTTGACAGTATAATAGAATCATTAAAAGCCATCTATTAATTGCCTACCTTGAATAGATGGATTGAATTTAATCATAGGTTCAAAGCACCGCGTCTTTTTTCCATATCTTTTTGTAATAGTTTTGACCATTAATGATTTTGCGGCTTTATCCTTTAGGAAAATTTTTAACTCATTACTAAATTGTTCCATATATTGTTTGTAAAAATAGAAGTCTTTTGCtgaattatattaaattttttatttattcttcCTATTAGCTTTGCgattattattttgttttctatGTAAGGATAAATATATGCTTATAATACATAACATTTCAAATAAATCATTTCCTTGTTATGCACAAACATCATTCATATCCATGTCCATAAGTCACGTTCTTTGACCTCTTTATGGAATTTTAACTCATATTTAATAACTAATGCAGGCAAATGTGGTTAAATTCATCTGAATAagttcattaatttttttttttttccggccACTTTGATCTCAATACATAACCATCGATACATTCattaaaaagcgtcggaaatggttttttttttcggtaGCGAGAGCCTCCTAttggggggcaaaatggatcgtcttgCTTGCTACAGTAAGGCCATCCAATTTCAGCCAAATAGACCCCAAAAAATGGTTGAGCCGGACCTCGGTCCCGCTAAGAGTCAATTCGAGCTCGAACTTTATCGAAGGCTTGGCCGATCTTAGACAGATCTCTCTGCTGCTACAACATGCGCCAACCTTCTCCGATGCTCATAGCAAGGTGCCCCTCGTGGGACGAAGCCGTGAGGGAAAAATTGCTGTGCACGAGCCGTGTACGATGTTAAGCACATGCATGCTTCTCTAAAGCGGACAGTACCTTGCTCTCCACCGAGCTGCTCCAGCATTCTCCATAGACAACACGCCCTGGCCGAGCTTAGAGCTCCTCTATACTCACCAATGcaccccgaccaagttcggggtgCCTTATCCAATGACGCACCCCGACCTCCGAGCTCAGGGCACTCTACCGAGCACATCTCGGAATCAGGGACGCCGGGCTAGCCTTAGCACTCGTCAAGCCGACCTTGCCGACCTTGCTCATGCCCACCTACATGGTCGTACATCGTAACACtgccgcaccatgctttacttgctgGTCAACGACAGTCAAGGACAATGCCATGCTATTCCAACCGTCCCCTATTATGATTGTAACGCCTTACCGTTCACAAGAATGGACTGCACTGCGCACCACAAGCAGGCCCCAGCTACACGCCATCTGGCTTAAAGCCACTCCCTCTCATTATGAAAACGGGCTATACCTCCGCCACCTGAACACCTCTACAGAGACTATAAATAGCTCCGTAAGGTAACGTAAAAGGGACTTCTGGAAATCCATCCGAAATTCACTCTAATTTGATCGTCgaagggccctcaccggaactaccggtgaggctttgtgcaggtacaccgTCGCGCGGGAGGTGGCTCGCCTTCTTTCTCGACATTTCGGtggctccctcgactcctccggtgtggtcaccctcgggccaaatttgaaccacaacacctCCAATGTTAATTAAAATATTCTGGCTTGTGGACATTTATCAATTGCGCCGGATTCGCCTGATGTCATCCACCATGTGAGCAAGCTCCGAGCAGCCAAAATGAGACAGGTTATTGGATCTCTTATGACTAAATTATTTGATATAGATGAGTATATACTATGTGTATATAGTGGGATATTTGTAGAATATACTCAAATTTATAAGTATATAACATATGAGTACTCGTCGTACTTCAAGAAGAACAGTGCACAAGCAATTAAGTTGCACCATAAAAGACCCAGCAGGATATTTATAACCCTACTCTTATAGGTCCCTTGGTCCCATTAAAAGCTTCTTCAATCTTTACACAAAAATAAATGCCATCTTCCCCCATCCTCCCCCAGTCATTGTACATTAATGAGAAGTTGGGACTCTTAATCATAGCCATTATGGAGGACCCAAGGTTTCATAGGTGAGTCCACTACATGGGCTTTCCTTGTAGAGTCACCACCCTGGGAAATTAATGGATGCATTCATCATTTGTGGGGTACTAATATTTATACACATACAAGTATTCTTCCCTTGTGGAAGACTTGCACTGTGTTCTTGCCCAAAGTTCAGGGGAGGTGGTTGGCTCTCACCAGTCTAATGGACGGACgtgagcaattgggcaagggtGGAATTAAATGCTCAGGGACTCATTAACTCATTTATTCAAGCTATTAAAAAGGCTTTAATAAGGCTGGGGTTAcaaatggatttaatttcttctATCACTCATGGAGAGAGATGTTAAGATAGGGTGGGTGAATGGATTTTTGGCTCCAACTGGTGTGCTGGTTGAATACTTAAATGATAATAACTACTGTTTTCCATCGTAATCAGCAGCTGTGCATGCGAGTTGAGAGATTTTAGTGGTTAGAAAGTGAAGGAGAGAACCAAAGAGGTAATGGAGAAAACATGCACTTTAGAGTCCCTATCTCCTTGAGAGGATGACTATGAAAAATATCTATAGCCACTTGGATGCTATATATTTGTCCTTGATAAAGGCcaaaagcagaaaaaaaaattatcctacATGACATGCATCAAGTGGCCGTGCACTTCGATAATCAGCTCATTTCTGTAGCAGCGCACCAACATAAGAGTTTGATGAACGAAATCTACAAAAAAGGAGCACCTATAATTGGCCAATGGCCACATGGTACATTTAGTGCAGGTATAATATTAGCCACAAAGCCACTCGTACGACAATAGCCTTCTCGAtgcatgataatttttttttaaaaaaaaattactcatTGAAGCTAAGATCTTTAGATATTCGTAATGCCACTAAATTTCTGGCATGCAAACCATgccttttttaattaaaaaaaataaatcttatGGTGGTTATGAATTATGGATCTTGGATTCTATGTCATTCATCCATAGTTGATCCgaaaacaaaaatgaaaaaaaaagagagcaaaaaataaaatttacaaGAAATTTCCATCCATATTTATCTTTATCTATGCTTTTTTAACAGAATGAAGATATTAAATTTGCTTTAGTTTTAGAGCAGTTAGCTATTGGAGAATGCCATTAGCATTCCAAACATCCTAATTAAGGTTTCATATAAAGAATATCCACCAGTTTGAGAAATAAATGATCAGCTTTCAGTCACCCACATGAACAACAGAACAAATGCAAAAGCCTATCATTTAAGCTGGGTACGAAAACTCAATAATCCATGCCATGAAACTTTATTGTTCCGTAAGGTATGAATATCTATTTTCACTGTTGGCATGAATGCATTTCTGGACCACATTCTGTATGTCCTTGTTTATCTTCAAGAATTGAAGTTGTATACTAACTAAAATCTTTGGGGAAGGtgagcatttatttatttatttatttttgatagttATGCACTTATTTAGTTGGTGCTGAATTCAGCAGAGGGACAGATGCATTTTTTATTACCTTAACAAAcataaatttttggagtttgtcCCCATGGTAGGTTTTCTACAGTAAAACCTAATAGCTGACATCAATGGTAAGACTGAGCTTTCAGCATGTCCATTTTCAAAAATAGGAGGGTCTTACAGAACCAATTCAtgcaatccaaaaaaaataaagagagtcACATCTGATGTGAAACAGTCTTTATCATCATCATGGCATCaataatagttttaaaaaaCTTTACTATTATATCATGAACATAAAATTCTATCCCCAGTGTGTACTCTCGTATTTTGCAAATGCCCAGTCTATCCCCCATTGTAGATCTTTTTTGTTTCTCTACATGCACAAGATATTATTATTCAAGACTCCTCATTCCTCTACTCCCAAGAATCATCTCAAACTAGGTCATCCGTCTTACTCTTCAAATATGATTTTATCTTTCCtccatgtatttttttttatgatctaTATCATATTCTCTGAAGGGATCACACCATTCATCTACTCCCTTTTCAAAAATTAGTATTTGCCAGCATTACTTTGAAGAGTTGAAGAAAGGAATGAATATATTATGTTATCATGAGTTACATGATTTGGCTTtcataaattaatttcttaagCATCATCATTATGGCACCTAGTCCTTGTCCATGGACAATTATATTTAACATGTTAACATGTCTCCAATTTTTATGTTACATGTGATTTCTGGTTTTCAGAAATCCATTGAAATAAATAGTAAATGCTTTAGGAAGGGCTTGAACCTTTGAACTTCTGGTAAACAACCACACAATCTAACAAGATAAAACACTAGCCACAATTGAATCAGAGACCACTGGACTCTTGCCCAAAGCCACTGACTAGAAGCTCTGTCCATTTAGATTTGTTTAGGTTTGGTACTTGAGTCAAGTTCCAAtgcaaaaagataaaaattgtaATAAAATCGTCATCTTCAACCTCTTAGTGCAGATCAATCTGATGTGGATTTTTTAATGGGGACTCAGTAATAGAGAACTTCTTAGGACTGAGATATCTCTGAATTTTTCAAGACACCGGATGATTATTTCAGCAAGGTTTCATGGAAAACCTCTGCATGGGGAGACTATTTTTTCTGGAAAATATTAGATGATTTAGCAAGCAGATGGATCTTGTCACGCTATGAACCTAGAATATAATAAACACCACATACCTGTATGTCGGACCATGCAAATGTGCAAGGTTACGGATTATATCAAAACAATAATAattcttaaaaatttatttaatcaagAACTTATTCAAATAATTCTTATAATAGTTTCAATGTGACATAAGTCAACATATGCTAACTATTTacttaaatcaaataaaatattctaactagTCTAAATAGTTTGACTAGAACTCTAATAACTGAAAGTATCTTCAGAACCCCAAGTCCCAAGCAATCATGCATCtgaatttgagaaaaaaatataataataagttacactagcccagtaaacaacataataccccaaagtggggtctaAGTATGCCAAATAATTAGCTAAAGAGCAAGATATtgactgaaaaataaatcaattctcgaataatacatatatctcttttaaaatttattattattttcataaaatgaTACTAGAAATCCAATATCAGGCTATAGCCATATAACCCAGTGATATGGGTTAGAATAAACAAagtgccaaacaccactattctaatcaccactGGTGCGGTGTTGAAACTAGTTtctcagattacaagtcgacaaggCCAAtaaataatccccattggcggggctagATCATATCTGTGCTGAGAAGACATACATATAAAGCagatttttcataatttgtCTAGTCATATTTTCCAGATTTTATAATATAGCatataacatattttaaaataattactatCATAACATTAGTATGTCTGATCTGTTTATCAAAGTATAACACATATATCATAATcaaatttaatcaactaattattattttatcaaaaatttgaaaaacataCTTCGAAACATTAGGTTATTTACCTTTTCTAGCTTCAAAATCTCATTTCAGTTAGGCGGATCATGTGCATTTGTTTTAATATCATAAAATATCATTAATTTCATCATTCTCTcaaaagctaagtaaagtcaaaaattaaaatactattaGAAAACAACCTCATGCCCCTAAATTAGGTTGGTCAAGTGATAGTGCTCGATTGTCCAGGTCGGTTTGAGCAAGTAGAATCCCA
This is a stretch of genomic DNA from Phoenix dactylifera cultivar Barhee BC4 chromosome 9, palm_55x_up_171113_PBpolish2nd_filt_p, whole genome shotgun sequence. It encodes these proteins:
- the LOC103722034 gene encoding uncharacterized protein LOC103722034, with amino-acid sequence MAADVSSLARMPSGYNKEEGEGKRDLVTRDLLGGGAVLGSAGEVDLERQVPAGWERRLDLLSGKAYLQKRESNPSSRQVQDLNLPPPPASAAVGVGLSEDFTALDLKLAAVPPPPAAAAASSSASFDYLSVCTLEKVKSALERAERESRIRLPLRGQFDGSPSPSSSSTTSSSIKRRAAVDQDEDGATDVSNSSGGMIAAGCPGCLLYVLIAKVDPRCPRCDSHVPLPALKKKPKIDLNSAHTDWN